One Capsicum annuum cultivar UCD-10X-F1 chromosome 2, UCD10Xv1.1, whole genome shotgun sequence genomic window carries:
- the LOC124896255 gene encoding uncharacterized protein LOC124896255, producing the protein MEKVEAVDIRVKKYLELAGYEKWARSYATVHRGWNLTSNILESINKVLVSARELPIYDFLEEVLLLFVKWNCANRQEASYTFRTLIEKFNDMLSENEALCTRMTVVPSTEYMYTVHDKQKHFIICIKKKILM; encoded by the exons atggaaaaagttgaggcagttgatATTAGGGTGAAGAAGTATTTGGAATTGGCGGGTTACGAAAAGTGGGCTAGGTCGTATGCAACAGTTCACCGAGGATGGAATTTGACTTCAAACATTTTGGAGTCAATAAATAAAGTgcttgtatcagctagagaactgccaatttatgactttcttgaggaaGTTCTATTATTGTTTGTAAAATGGAATTGCGCAAATAGGCAGGAGGCTTCATATACCTTCAGAACACTCATTGAAAAGTTTAATGACATGCTCAGTGAGAATGAGGCTTTGTGTACTCGTATGACG GTTGTACCATCGACAGAATATATGTATACGGTACacgacaaacaaaagcacttcaTTATTTGcatcaagaaaaaaatactcatgtaa